From a single Oxalobacter vibrioformis genomic region:
- a CDS encoding aspartate carbamoyltransferase catalytic subunit, whose translation MPNPQLNQHGELQHLLTIEGLPCEVLTHILDTAASFLSISDREVKKVPLMRGKSVFNLFFENSTRTRTTFEIAAKRLSADVINLNIDASSASKGESLLDTIDNLRAMHADMFVVRHAQSGAPFLIAQHLNAHKQRYIHVVNAGDGRHAHPTQGLLDMFTIRHYKQDFSNLTVAIVGDVLHSRVARSDIHALKILGVPEVRVIGPRTLVSSHMEEMGIRLYTDMAQGLKDVDVIIMLRLQNERMNGALLPSAQEFFKNYGLTVERLAMAKPDAIVMHPGPMNRGVEIDSAVADGSQAVILSQVTYGIAVRMAVMSILAGN comes from the coding sequence ATGCCTAATCCTCAGCTAAACCAGCACGGTGAGTTACAGCATCTGCTGACCATAGAAGGACTTCCGTGTGAAGTGCTGACCCATATTCTGGATACTGCGGCTTCTTTTCTGAGCATTTCAGACAGGGAAGTCAAAAAGGTGCCCCTGATGCGCGGGAAAAGTGTCTTTAACCTCTTTTTCGAGAATTCCACACGGACACGCACCACCTTTGAAATCGCAGCAAAACGCCTCTCGGCAGATGTCATTAATCTGAATATTGATGCGTCCAGTGCCAGCAAGGGAGAGTCCCTGTTAGACACCATCGATAACCTGAGGGCCATGCACGCTGACATGTTTGTTGTCAGACACGCCCAGTCAGGCGCGCCTTTTTTGATTGCCCAGCACCTGAACGCACACAAGCAGCGCTATATCCATGTCGTCAACGCCGGTGATGGACGGCATGCGCACCCGACACAGGGGCTTTTGGACATGTTTACGATCCGCCACTACAAGCAGGATTTTTCCAATCTCACCGTGGCTATCGTTGGTGATGTATTGCACAGCCGGGTTGCCCGCTCTGACATCCATGCGTTGAAAATACTGGGGGTGCCTGAAGTCCGCGTGATTGGCCCGAGAACCCTGGTCTCCTCCCATATGGAGGAAATGGGCATCCGTTTGTACACGGATATGGCCCAAGGCCTGAAAGATGTTGATGTCATCATCATGCTGCGTCTGCAAAACGAGCGGATGAACGGTGCCCTGCTGCCCTCTGCACAGGAATTCTTCAAAAATTACGGCCTGACGGTTGAACGGCTGGCAATGGCCAAACCCGATGCGATTGTCATGCATCCCGGCCCGATGAACCGGGGGGTGGAAATTGACTCGGCAGTGGCTGATGGCAGCCAGGCGGTCATTCTCTCCCAGGTGACATACGGTATCGCGGTGCGAATGGCGGTCATGAGCATCCTGGCAGGAAATTGA
- a CDS encoding lysophospholipid acyltransferase family protein, with translation MKAYFRVLKMLLHAFSAVLTGIFRYPSWTPEKQREYIQNWSRKLFRIIGIRITVINEHLLAPHALIVSNHLSWLDIFLINTAQPSRFIAKDSIRSWPLIGWLATRAGTVYLKRNNARDLRNTFRALVTHLHQGEYFVFFPEGTSGGSQNRLLPFHSNLFEAAIEAGAPVQPCVLHYVDENDHFHPSIESETKLSLVDNIMRVLNTDTIRAELTILPVIESAGMQRRVLSQQAHEVIQTELKKHPAYKGPGNPPDTAPGHQDAPP, from the coding sequence ATGAAAGCCTATTTCCGTGTTCTGAAAATGCTGCTGCATGCCTTTTCGGCAGTACTGACCGGTATTTTCCGTTACCCGTCATGGACACCCGAAAAACAGCGGGAATATATCCAGAACTGGTCCAGAAAACTTTTCCGGATCATCGGCATTCGGATTACCGTTATCAATGAGCACCTGCTGGCGCCGCATGCCCTGATTGTTTCAAACCACCTCTCATGGCTGGATATTTTCCTGATCAATACGGCACAGCCCAGCCGCTTTATCGCCAAGGACTCCATCCGCTCATGGCCGCTGATCGGATGGCTGGCAACCCGAGCCGGCACCGTTTACCTGAAACGCAACAATGCCCGGGACCTTCGGAATACGTTTCGGGCCCTGGTTACTCATCTGCACCAGGGGGAATATTTTGTTTTTTTCCCGGAAGGCACATCCGGCGGCAGCCAGAACCGGCTGCTTCCTTTTCATTCCAATCTTTTTGAGGCCGCCATTGAAGCCGGCGCACCGGTTCAGCCATGTGTTTTGCATTACGTGGATGAAAACGATCATTTCCACCCTTCCATTGAGTCAGAAACCAAGCTGTCCCTGGTTGACAACATCATGCGCGTATTAAACACCGACACCATCCGGGCTGAACTGACTATCCTGCCTGTTATTGAATCTGCCGGCATGCAGCGCAGGGTGCTTTCACAGCAAGCGCATGAGGTCATCCAGACAGAACTCAAAAAACATCCGGCGTACAAAGGCCCTGGCAATCCACCTGATACAGCGCCCGGTCATCAAGACGCACCGCCGTAA
- a CDS encoding ExbD/TolR family protein, with product MSYQISGQGSLRGGRKSKLKSEINVVPYIDVMLVLLVIFMVVSPMTIPGAINLPSAEKTALPPTSYIHISLRPDAQAEIGVRQDGKDGGKIESVSDHDVLMQKLRTLHAANPDYPVLISGDKDIRYEEVVKTISDAKKMGISRVGLATR from the coding sequence ATGTCATATCAGATTTCCGGACAGGGCTCCCTGCGGGGTGGCCGTAAAAGCAAGCTTAAATCCGAAATCAATGTGGTGCCATACATTGATGTCATGCTGGTGCTCCTGGTTATTTTCATGGTGGTGTCGCCCATGACCATTCCTGGTGCGATCAACCTGCCATCAGCTGAAAAGACCGCATTACCGCCAACCAGCTATATCCATATTTCGTTGCGCCCTGATGCACAGGCGGAAATCGGCGTAAGACAGGATGGCAAAGACGGCGGAAAAATTGAATCCGTATCAGACCATGATGTCCTGATGCAGAAGCTGCGCACCCTGCATGCGGCCAATCCCGACTATCCTGTCCTGATCTCCGGCGACAAGGATATTCGTTACGAAGAAGTGGTCAAAACTATCTCGGATGCCAAGAAAATGGGCATAAGCAGGGTGGGGCTGGCAACCCGTTAG
- the tolQ gene encoding protein TolQ, translating into MSVSQDLSFVSLILNASLLVQLVMALLLIVSVMSWMYIFRKMFAIRDAHVQTAAFESAFWSGGNLKSLYDRASSNNRTGALERIFHAGMSEYMKGKSATTMSGTDMVALLDGARRAMRAAYQREMDNLDSHLSFLASVGSVSPYVGLFGTVWGIMNAFRGLANVQQATLAAVAPGIAEALIATAIGLFAAIPAVLAYNRYSHEVDRLAIRFESFIEEFSNILQRQSK; encoded by the coding sequence ATGAGTGTCTCCCAAGATCTTTCCTTTGTTTCCCTGATCCTTAACGCATCCCTGCTGGTTCAGCTGGTGATGGCGTTGTTACTGATCGTTTCCGTCATGAGCTGGATGTACATTTTCCGGAAAATGTTTGCCATCAGGGATGCGCATGTCCAGACAGCGGCTTTTGAAAGTGCGTTCTGGTCCGGCGGCAATCTCAAAAGCCTTTATGACCGTGCCAGCAGTAATAATCGCACCGGTGCGCTGGAACGGATATTTCATGCCGGTATGAGTGAGTACATGAAGGGTAAATCGGCAACAACCATGTCAGGAACCGACATGGTTGCACTGCTGGATGGTGCGCGCCGTGCCATGCGGGCAGCTTACCAGCGTGAAATGGATAACCTGGATTCCCATCTGTCTTTCCTGGCATCCGTGGGATCGGTTTCCCCTTATGTGGGGCTATTTGGCACGGTCTGGGGCATCATGAATGCGTTTCGCGGACTGGCCAATGTCCAGCAGGCAACCCTTGCCGCTGTTGCGCCCGGTATTGCAGAAGCGCTCATTGCCACAGCAATTGGCCTTTTTGCCGCCATTCCGGCCGTTCTCGCTTACAACCGTTATTCGCACGAAGTGGATCGCCTTGCCATCCGCTTTGAGAGTTTTATTGAAGAATTCTCCAATATTCTTCAACGACAGTCGAAATAG
- the pal gene encoding peptidoglycan-associated lipoprotein Pal — protein MDKLKKLLIILSAAVFLAACESSVKLDEDVRPETDSRTVSTVSTGSTDPLNDPKGELAKRSIYFEFNSYVVQDEYQSLVQAHARYLNKNKNRRILIQGNTDERGGREYNLALGQKRAEAVRKSMSLLGVSDSQMEAVSFGKEKPRAQGSDEASWAENRRADIVYQ, from the coding sequence ATGGACAAGCTGAAAAAATTACTCATTATCCTCTCGGCAGCTGTTTTTCTGGCTGCCTGTGAGTCATCCGTCAAACTGGATGAGGATGTGCGGCCTGAGACTGACTCCAGAACGGTTTCCACGGTGAGTACCGGTTCGACGGATCCGTTGAATGACCCGAAAGGAGAACTGGCCAAGCGCAGCATTTATTTTGAATTTAACAGCTACGTCGTTCAGGATGAGTATCAGTCTTTGGTACAGGCTCATGCGCGTTACCTGAACAAAAACAAGAACCGCCGTATTCTCATCCAGGGCAATACCGATGAACGCGGTGGCCGTGAATACAATCTGGCATTAGGGCAAAAGCGTGCAGAAGCCGTGCGCAAATCCATGTCACTTCTGGGCGTGAGTGACAGCCAGATGGAAGCTGTATCGTTCGGCAAGGAAAAGCCAAGGGCACAGGGTAGCGATGAAGCATCCTGGGCTGAAAACCGTCGTGCCGATATTGTTTACCAGTAA
- the ybgC gene encoding tol-pal system-associated acyl-CoA thioesterase: MSYFQKKTASVFEWPLRVYIEDTDMGGVVFYANYLKFFERARTEWLRSLGVSQQMLMDEYSQIFVVGRLSVDYIKSARLDDALRITVEVERMGKASVHFSQKAWCGDTLLASGLIQIVSVSLPQMRPVAIPSGILEKMQN, translated from the coding sequence ATGTCATATTTCCAAAAAAAAACCGCTTCTGTTTTTGAATGGCCGCTTCGGGTTTATATCGAAGATACGGATATGGGCGGGGTCGTCTTTTATGCCAATTACCTGAAGTTTTTCGAACGTGCCCGAACAGAATGGCTGCGAAGCCTTGGGGTATCGCAACAGATGCTGATGGATGAGTATTCGCAGATTTTTGTTGTCGGCCGCCTGTCGGTTGACTATATCAAATCCGCCCGGCTGGATGATGCGCTGCGAATCACCGTTGAGGTTGAACGGATGGGAAAAGCATCCGTTCATTTTTCACAGAAAGCCTGGTGCGGTGACACCCTTTTGGCCAGCGGCCTGATACAGATTGTTTCAGTTTCGTTACCACAGATGCGGCCGGTTGCGATACCATCCGGTATTCTGGAAAAAATGCAAAATTAA
- the pyrR gene encoding bifunctional pyr operon transcriptional regulator/uracil phosphoribosyltransferase PyrR translates to MNPPLDNLDAEALYQTLLQQIQAELIDEPNLALVGIHSGGAWIAERMAKDLKLENPPGFIDVSFYRDDYAQKGLPAAVKPTQIPFDVGGATILLIDDVLYTGRTTRAAINELFDYGRPGKILLAALIDRGDRELPIAANFVALTVSIPKNQVLELHRTDDNIFSLTVEHA, encoded by the coding sequence ATGAATCCACCTCTTGACAATCTTGATGCAGAAGCCCTGTATCAAACACTCTTGCAGCAAATACAGGCTGAACTCATTGACGAGCCCAATCTGGCGCTGGTAGGCATTCATTCCGGTGGCGCCTGGATTGCTGAGCGTATGGCAAAAGACCTGAAGCTGGAAAATCCTCCCGGCTTTATCGACGTCTCCTTTTACCGGGATGATTACGCACAGAAAGGCCTGCCTGCTGCGGTAAAACCCACCCAGATCCCTTTCGATGTGGGAGGGGCGACCATTTTATTGATCGACGATGTGCTGTATACCGGCAGGACGACCCGCGCTGCCATCAATGAATTGTTTGACTATGGCCGCCCGGGAAAAATCCTGCTGGCCGCCCTGATCGACAGAGGCGACAGGGAATTGCCGATTGCCGCCAATTTTGTTGCCCTGACAGTATCCATTCCCAAAAACCAGGTGCTGGAACTGCACCGGACTGATGACAATATCTTTTCACTGACGGTAGAACATGCCTAA
- a CDS encoding YoaK family protein gives MPILYLRRLTGLERSLRADIHLGLSLAFIAGAINAGGFVVVNQYTSHMTGVVSFMADGLVLGDLRLALAALGSLLCFIFGATCTELLVNWARGKRLQSEYAIPLILEAILLLVFSFVGQKLHEHMGLFVSFTVMLLCFLMGLQNAIITRISNAVIRTTHVTGIVTDIGMEFGKMLFWNRGVGKEDETYVRANRGKLILLINLLVMFFLGGVTGALGFQFIGYITTIFISAALFLLAIIPVIDDFRLRWKKR, from the coding sequence ATGCCAATTCTCTACCTGCGCAGACTCACGGGACTGGAGCGCAGTCTCAGAGCTGATATCCATTTGGGGTTATCACTGGCTTTTATTGCCGGCGCCATCAATGCAGGTGGATTTGTTGTTGTCAATCAGTACACATCCCATATGACGGGTGTTGTTTCATTCATGGCTGATGGGCTGGTTTTAGGCGATTTGCGATTGGCGCTTGCGGCACTCGGTTCATTACTCTGTTTTATTTTTGGCGCAACCTGTACCGAGTTGCTGGTGAACTGGGCGCGGGGCAAGCGGCTGCAGAGCGAATATGCCATCCCCCTCATACTGGAGGCGATCCTGCTTCTGGTTTTCAGCTTTGTCGGCCAGAAACTCCATGAGCACATGGGACTCTTTGTTTCCTTTACCGTCATGCTGCTTTGCTTTCTGATGGGATTGCAAAACGCGATTATCACGCGTATTTCCAATGCGGTTATCCGGACAACCCATGTCACCGGTATTGTGACGGATATCGGCATGGAATTCGGCAAGATGCTTTTCTGGAACCGGGGTGTTGGAAAAGAAGATGAAACCTATGTCCGTGCCAACCGGGGCAAACTGATTTTGCTCATCAATCTGCTTGTCATGTTTTTCCTGGGGGGCGTTACCGGTGCGCTCGGTTTTCAGTTTATCGGATACATCACCACCATTTTTATTTCGGCAGCACTTTTTCTGCTTGCCATCATACCGGTCATTGATGATTTCCGCCTGCGCTGGAAAAAGAGATGA
- the ruvX gene encoding Holliday junction resolvase RuvX, giving the protein MEDVILAFDFGLKRIGVAVGNTLLKKARPLTIIHEESNTGRFNAIESLIMEWQPASLVIGLPFHADGKEHDMTKRCRRFANQLHGRFGLGTVLVDERFSSCILNFKQGQADDAHAAALILQQYFDESTS; this is encoded by the coding sequence ATGGAAGACGTCATACTCGCATTTGACTTTGGTCTCAAACGCATCGGTGTGGCTGTAGGCAATACGCTGTTAAAAAAGGCCCGGCCGCTGACAATTATTCATGAAGAATCCAATACCGGCCGCTTTAATGCGATAGAATCCCTCATCATGGAATGGCAACCGGCCAGCCTTGTTATCGGGCTGCCTTTTCATGCGGATGGGAAAGAACATGACATGACAAAACGCTGCCGCCGTTTCGCCAACCAGTTGCACGGACGCTTCGGTCTTGGTACTGTGCTGGTTGACGAGCGTTTTTCTTCATGTATTTTGAATTTTAAACAGGGTCAGGCAGATGACGCGCATGCTGCCGCCCTTATTTTGCAACAATACTTTGATGAATCCACCTCTTGA
- the tolB gene encoding Tol-Pal system beta propeller repeat protein TolB, with protein MLRKRNHFLHPVFLLSLLLLMFSQASAQDSIRIEISGVGARQIPVAIAAFSGETSTKQKLSAIIKADLARSGMFKIIDTTDTLAEDATINYADWRSKGAEALATGSVKSTATGRYEIRYSLHDIAKKQSISTLSLGSSDKALRLSAHKIADDIYEKLTGLKGIFSTRIAYITKAGREYRLEIADADGENRQIALRSNEPIISPSWSPDGTKVAYVSFEAKKPVVYVQNLVTRQRTVVANHKGSNSAPSWSPDGSKLAVALSRDGLTQVYIVNADGTGLRRLTKTNSINTEPQFSPDGQSVYFTSDRSGSPQIYRSSISGDNAQRVTFSGGYSISPRVSPDGRHLAYISRRGGQFQLYLLDLTNSQEQRLSDTSKDESPSFSPNGKYIMYATEKGRRGTLSVVSVDGLIKQNISVQAGDIREPSWGPFMK; from the coding sequence ATGCTGAGAAAAAGAAACCATTTTTTGCATCCCGTTTTTCTGTTGAGCTTGTTGTTGCTGATGTTTTCCCAGGCATCGGCACAGGACAGCATCCGAATTGAGATTTCAGGCGTGGGTGCCCGCCAGATTCCTGTCGCCATTGCGGCGTTTTCCGGAGAGACATCCACCAAACAAAAGCTTTCAGCCATCATCAAGGCCGATCTGGCGCGTAGCGGGATGTTCAAAATAATTGATACGACAGACACACTGGCTGAAGATGCAACGATTAATTATGCTGACTGGCGTTCAAAAGGGGCTGAAGCCCTGGCAACAGGCAGTGTGAAAAGTACGGCAACCGGGCGCTATGAAATCCGGTACAGCCTGCATGACATTGCTAAAAAACAATCCATTTCAACCTTGTCGCTCGGCTCATCTGACAAGGCGCTGCGGTTATCGGCACACAAGATTGCTGACGACATTTATGAAAAGCTGACGGGTCTCAAGGGTATTTTCTCTACCCGTATTGCCTACATCACCAAGGCAGGACGGGAATACCGGCTTGAAATTGCCGATGCGGACGGTGAAAACCGGCAGATAGCGCTGCGCTCCAATGAACCGATCATTTCACCTTCCTGGTCACCTGATGGAACGAAAGTCGCCTATGTTTCATTTGAAGCGAAAAAACCGGTGGTCTATGTGCAGAACCTGGTTACCCGGCAACGCACGGTGGTGGCCAACCACAAGGGCAGTAATTCCGCGCCCTCCTGGTCCCCGGATGGCTCGAAGCTGGCCGTTGCGCTTTCCCGTGACGGGCTCACCCAGGTATACATTGTCAATGCCGATGGAACGGGATTGCGCCGATTGACCAAAACCAACAGTATCAATACAGAACCCCAATTTTCACCGGATGGACAGTCGGTATACTTTACCAGTGACAGAAGCGGCTCTCCCCAGATATACCGCAGTTCAATCAGCGGAGATAATGCCCAGCGCGTGACTTTCTCCGGTGGTTACAGCATCAGTCCACGCGTATCACCTGATGGCAGGCATCTGGCATATATATCAAGACGTGGTGGACAATTCCAGCTTTATTTGCTTGATCTCACGAACAGTCAGGAACAACGTCTGTCCGATACATCAAAAGATGAATCCCCGAGCTTCTCTCCGAACGGCAAGTACATTATGTATGCAACGGAAAAAGGTCGTAGAGGCACGCTTTCTGTTGTCTCGGTGGATGGGCTTATCAAACAGAATATCTCAGTGCAGGCAGGCGATATCCGTGAGCCTTCATGGGGACCGTTTATGAAATAA
- the dcd gene encoding dCTP deaminase, translating into MSIKSDRWIRQMAEEHGMIEPFEKGQIRTLNDQRIVSYGLSSYGYDIRCADEFKVFTNINSTIVDPKNFDENSFVDIKNDVCIIPPNSFALARTVEYFRIPRNVLTICLGKSTYARCGIIVNVTPFEPEWEGYVTLEFSNTTPLPAKIYAWEGCAQVLFLESDEVCEVSYKDRGGKYQGQVGVTLPKT; encoded by the coding sequence ATGAGTATCAAATCTGATAGATGGATTCGGCAGATGGCCGAAGAACACGGCATGATTGAGCCGTTTGAAAAAGGGCAGATCAGGACATTGAATGATCAGAGAATCGTCTCTTACGGTCTGTCTTCCTATGGTTATGATATCCGGTGTGCTGATGAGTTCAAGGTTTTTACCAATATCAACAGCACTATTGTCGATCCGAAAAATTTTGATGAGAACTCGTTTGTCGATATTAAAAACGATGTCTGCATTATTCCGCCCAATTCCTTTGCGCTGGCACGAACGGTCGAATATTTCCGTATTCCGCGAAATGTGCTGACCATCTGCCTTGGCAAATCCACTTATGCGCGGTGCGGCATTATTGTGAATGTCACCCCTTTTGAGCCGGAATGGGAAGGGTATGTCACGCTTGAGTTTTCAAACACAACACCGCTGCCAGCCAAGATTTATGCCTGGGAAGGGTGTGCACAGGTCCTGTTTCTGGAAAGTGATGAAGTCTGTGAGGTTTCCTACAAGGATCGTGGCGGCAAATATCAGGGCCAGGTGGGCGTGACGCTGCCCAAGACCTGA
- a CDS encoding YqgE/AlgH family protein translates to MNAMDLSNHFLIAMPSMHDPVFGGTVVYLCEHNERGALGIVINKPTEITIDSLLERLDLKLEIHALMGRPVMFGGPVQDDRGFVLHSPKGKFSSMLQITNEIAFTTSRDVLEALASGSGPERVLVSIGYAGWSPGQLEEEIGRNGWLTVAADPDVIFDMPIGERYVAAMKLLGIDPLMLVPQGGHA, encoded by the coding sequence ATGAATGCCATGGATCTTTCAAATCATTTTCTGATTGCAATGCCGTCAATGCATGATCCTGTCTTTGGCGGCACGGTGGTTTATTTATGCGAGCACAACGAGCGCGGTGCGCTGGGTATTGTGATCAACAAGCCCACAGAAATCACGATTGACAGCCTGCTTGAGCGCCTGGATCTGAAACTGGAAATACATGCCCTGATGGGCAGACCTGTCATGTTCGGCGGCCCGGTACAGGATGATCGGGGCTTTGTTCTGCACTCTCCTAAAGGCAAATTTTCATCCATGCTGCAAATTACCAATGAGATTGCCTTTACCACATCGCGTGATGTGCTGGAAGCGCTGGCTTCCGGCTCAGGCCCTGAGCGGGTTTTAGTCAGTATCGGCTATGCCGGGTGGAGTCCGGGGCAACTGGAAGAGGAAATCGGCCGCAATGGCTGGCTGACCGTAGCGGCAGACCCTGATGTCATTTTTGACATGCCCATTGGCGAGCGTTATGTTGCCGCCATGAAACTGTTGGGAATTGATCCGCTTATGCTGGTACCGCAAGGCGGCCATGCGTAA
- a CDS encoding energy transducer TonB gives MEASGLHAIPKESKTKQSLILALFVHMALFAFLWIGVSWQSEEGGSVEAEVWDIKVSEAAPRAQIPEPVVKEAAEMPEPQVKAPPPLEAKTDAKPDIALKEEKKRKEEKKKEEEKRKEEETKKKEETKKKEAEESKKKQLRQADQKKADAIMAEEAKRLAAKSGTGGSGTSAYSTGSIRADSGYTQKVSAKIKLNTIFNVPDTLSGNPPVEYDVELLPDGSIKSIRIRKSSGVPGFDEAVLRAIEKSAPYPQNNAGRVPSRFEISHKPKG, from the coding sequence ATGGAGGCTTCAGGATTACACGCCATCCCGAAAGAATCAAAGACAAAACAGTCCTTGATTCTGGCGCTGTTCGTCCATATGGCGCTTTTTGCCTTTTTATGGATTGGGGTAAGCTGGCAAAGCGAAGAAGGCGGGTCCGTCGAGGCTGAGGTATGGGATATCAAGGTAAGCGAAGCCGCGCCAAGAGCGCAAATACCCGAGCCGGTCGTTAAAGAGGCGGCTGAAATGCCTGAGCCGCAGGTCAAGGCGCCGCCACCGCTAGAAGCGAAAACCGATGCCAAGCCGGATATTGCCCTGAAAGAAGAAAAGAAACGCAAGGAAGAAAAAAAGAAAGAAGAAGAAAAGCGCAAGGAAGAAGAGACAAAGAAAAAAGAGGAAACGAAGAAAAAAGAAGCTGAGGAATCGAAGAAAAAACAGCTCAGGCAGGCTGACCAGAAAAAAGCGGACGCTATCATGGCGGAGGAAGCCAAGCGTCTTGCGGCGAAAAGCGGGACAGGGGGAAGCGGTACGTCGGCTTATTCCACTGGCAGTATTCGTGCTGACAGCGGTTATACCCAGAAAGTCAGTGCTAAAATTAAGTTGAACACGATCTTTAATGTTCCTGACACCTTGAGCGGCAATCCCCCGGTTGAGTATGATGTGGAATTGCTGCCTGATGGCTCAATAAAGAGTATCAGGATACGGAAATCATCTGGTGTGCCCGGTTTTGACGAGGCCGTACTTCGGGCGATTGAAAAATCCGCACCCTACCCGCAGAATAATGCAGGCAGGGTGCCATCGAGATTTGAAATCTCGCACAAACCAAAAGGCTAG
- a CDS encoding dihydroorotase, translating into MKLHIQNGRLIDPANGVDGEKEIFIADGNILAVTEPGQSRPDFTPDRIIDASGLIVSPGFVDLSARLREPGYEYKATLESEMNAAMHGGVTSLVCPPDTDPVLDEPGLVEMLKYRAKSLYQAHVYPLGALTVGLKGESLTEMAELRESGCIGFSQAAEPVRNTEMLMRALQYAKTYDYCVWLRPQDAWLGRSGIAHAGPVAARLGLSGVPSIAETIALYMLFELVRQTGVRLHLCRLSTAKGIELVREAKKEGLSITCDVGAHHVHLTEDNIDFFDSNARMLPPFRSREDRDAISLGLLDGTIDAICSDHTPVDDDEKMLPFGEATPGATGLELLLPLTLKWAEEHTANSPDALSRAIAKITSDPARILQLQCGQLTPDYVADICLFDPAVKWIVKPSAFASQGKHTPYEGKEVTGQVKMTIVEGRIAYESITG; encoded by the coding sequence ATGAAACTGCACATTCAAAACGGACGCCTGATTGATCCGGCCAATGGGGTAGACGGCGAAAAGGAGATCTTCATCGCCGATGGCAACATACTGGCGGTGACAGAACCCGGCCAATCCCGGCCCGACTTCACGCCGGATCGCATCATTGACGCCAGCGGACTCATCGTTTCACCCGGTTTTGTCGATTTGTCCGCCCGTTTGCGTGAACCTGGATATGAATACAAGGCAACCCTTGAGTCTGAGATGAATGCCGCCATGCATGGCGGTGTCACCAGCCTGGTCTGCCCGCCGGATACTGATCCGGTTCTGGATGAGCCCGGTCTTGTTGAAATGCTGAAATACCGGGCAAAATCGCTCTATCAGGCGCATGTTTATCCACTGGGCGCACTGACGGTTGGCTTGAAAGGCGAATCCCTTACCGAAATGGCGGAGCTGAGGGAATCCGGCTGTATCGGCTTTTCGCAGGCAGCCGAACCCGTCCGTAATACGGAAATGCTGATGCGCGCCCTGCAATACGCAAAGACCTATGACTATTGCGTGTGGTTAAGACCGCAGGATGCCTGGCTGGGACGCTCAGGCATCGCGCATGCAGGACCGGTTGCGGCAAGGCTGGGGCTGTCTGGTGTTCCTTCCATTGCCGAAACGATTGCACTTTATATGTTGTTTGAGCTGGTTCGCCAAACAGGCGTTCGTCTGCATCTGTGCCGCCTCTCCACAGCCAAAGGGATTGAACTGGTCCGTGAAGCCAAAAAAGAGGGGCTATCGATTACGTGTGATGTCGGTGCACATCACGTTCACCTCACAGAAGACAATATTGATTTTTTCGACTCCAACGCCCGCATGCTACCGCCATTTCGCTCACGGGAAGACCGTGATGCGATTTCGCTTGGCCTGTTGGATGGCACGATTGATGCCATCTGCTCGGATCATACCCCGGTGGATGATGATGAAAAAATGCTGCCATTTGGCGAGGCAACCCCTGGAGCGACCGGACTTGAACTGCTCTTGCCTCTGACACTCAAATGGGCAGAAGAGCACACAGCAAATTCACCCGATGCACTCTCACGAGCAATTGCCAAAATAACCAGCGATCCGGCCCGTATCCTTCAACTGCAATGCGGACAACTCACACCGGATTACGTTGCTGATATCTGCCTTTTCGATCCGGCTGTCAAATGGATCGTAAAGCCGTCCGCATTTGCCAGCCAGGGCAAACATACGCCCTATGAAGGAAAAGAAGTCACAGGACAGGTGAAAATGACGATTGTGGAAGGCCGGATCGCCTATGAAAGTATCACCGGCTGA